Proteins encoded in a region of the Orcinus orca chromosome 8, mOrcOrc1.1, whole genome shotgun sequence genome:
- the IL10RA gene encoding interleukin-10 receptor subunit alpha isoform X2, with amino-acid sequence MCVARLLCRIQNDALGGHCLPNACPQAGTPLAAETSLKMTLTVAGVKLEVHDGIIFGVIQLPRPKMAPAGNTYESIFHNFREYEIEVRKVPGRYKSHDKIKHENFNLPVPRGVGEFCVRVKPSVSSRVNKEVWSKEECIVLTPQYFTVTNLSIFFTFVLLLCGALAFFLALQLYVQRRGKLPTVLVFKKPSPFSLISQLSCPETQDTIHPLDEQAFPKVSPELRNSELHGSTDSGFSSAKPSLQTDEPQFHLPAPHPQAGGTLGKGAPRLPEDSCSSGGSKSTDSGICLQEPSLSPGTEPSWEPQAGSDSRDQLDSGIGLVQNPEGQPEDVQGGSALGPVSPLGPEVAAGEDPAAGAFQGYLKQTRCPEERAAEAGGLEEESSSTDGLGPKFKTCVDAEVDWPLPALAKGYLKQDPPEMTLTPSGAPAGQWNPPTEDWSLLGLTRCGDLGASDWSFAHDLAPLDCVAAPGGLLGSFDSDLVALPLISSLHSSE; translated from the exons ATGTGTGTGGCAAGGCTGCTCTGCAGAATTCAGAATGATGCTCTTGGAGGTCATTGTCTCCCAAATGCCTGCCCACAGGCCGGTACTCCACTGGCTGCAGAAACATCACTGAAGA TGACTCTGACAGTTGCCGGCGTGAAGCTAGAGGTGCACGATGGCATCATCTTTGGGGTGATCCAGCTCCCCAGGCCCAAGATGGCCCCTGCAGGCAACACATATGAAAGCATCTTCCACAACTTCCGGGAGTATGAGATTGAGGTTCGCAAGGTACCAGGACGATATAAG TCCCATGACAAGATAAAACATGAAAACTTTAACCTCCCAGTCCCGAGAGGGGTGGGAGAGTTCTGTGTCAGGGTGAAACCATCTGTCAGCTCCCGAGTGAACAAGGAGGTCTGGTCCAAGGAGGAGTGCATCGTGCTCACCCCGCAGT ATTTCACCGTGACCAACCTCAGCATCTTCTTCACCTTTGTCCTGCTGCTCTGTGGAGCCCTGGCCTTCTTCCTGGCCCTCCAGCTGTATGTGCAGCGCCGGGGGAAGCTGCCCACCGTCCTG GTCTTCAAGAAGCCCAGTCCCTTCAGCCTCATCAGCCAGCTTTCCTGCCCAGAGACCCAAGACACCATTCACCCCCTCGATGAGCAGGCCTTCCCCAAGGTGTCCCCAGAGCTGAGGAACTCGGAGCTGCACGGCAGCACGGACAGTGGCTTCAGCAGTGCCAAGCCATCCCTGCAGACTGATGAGCCCCAGttccacctccctgccccccacccccaggctgggggTACTTTGGGAAAGGGGGCGCCCCGGTTGCCAGAGGACAGCTGCAGTAGCGGCGGCAGCAAAAGTACAGACAGCGGGATCTGCCTGCAGGAGCCCAGCCTGAGTCCTGGCACGGAGCCCAGCTGGGAGCCGCAGGCGGGGAGCGACAGCCGGGACCAGCTTGACAGTGGCATTGGCCTGGTCCAGAACCCTGAGGGGCAGCCTGAGGATGTTCAGGGTGGCTCAGCTTTGGGCCCTGTGAGTCCCCTGGGACCGGAGGTGGCTGCAGGAGAAGACCCAGCTGCAGGGGCCTTCCAGGGCTACCTGAAGCAGACCCGGTGCCCGGAGGAGAGGGCAGCCGAGGCAGGCGGCCTGGAAGAAGAGTCCTCCTCAACAGATGGCCTTGGCCCCAAATTCAAGACATGCGTGGATGCTGAGGTGGACTGGCCTCTACCAGCCCTGGCCAAGGGCTATTTGAAACAGGACCCCCCAGAAATGACTCTCACTCCCTCAGGGGCCCCAGCTGGACAGTGGAACCCACCAACTGAGGATTGGTCACTCCTGGGCTTGACCCGCTGTGGTGACCTTGGAGCATCTGACTGGAGCTTTGCCCACGACCTTGCCCCTCTGGACTGTGTGGCAGCCCCAGGCGGTCTCCTGGGCAGCTTTGACTCAGACCTGGTCGCCCTGCCACTCATCTCCAGCCTGCACTCAAGTGAGTGA
- the IL10RA gene encoding interleukin-10 receptor subunit alpha isoform X3 has protein sequence MCVARLLCRIQNDALGVTLTVAGVKLEVHDGIIFGVIQLPRPKMAPAGNTYESIFHNFREYEIEVRKVPGRYKSHDKIKHENFNLPVPRGVGEFCVRVKPSVSSRVNKEVWSKEECIVLTPQYFTVTNLSIFFTFVLLLCGALAFFLALQLYVQRRGKLPTVLVFKKPSPFSLISQLSCPETQDTIHPLDEQAFPKVSPELRNSELHGSTDSGFSSAKPSLQTDEPQFHLPAPHPQAGGTLGKGAPRLPEDSCSSGGSKSTDSGICLQEPSLSPGTEPSWEPQAGSDSRDQLDSGIGLVQNPEGQPEDVQGGSALGPVSPLGPEVAAGEDPAAGAFQGYLKQTRCPEERAAEAGGLEEESSSTDGLGPKFKTCVDAEVDWPLPALAKGYLKQDPPEMTLTPSGAPAGQWNPPTEDWSLLGLTRCGDLGASDWSFAHDLAPLDCVAAPGGLLGSFDSDLVALPLISSLHSSE, from the exons ATGTGTGTGGCAAGGCTGCTCTGCAGAATTCAGAATGATGCTCTTGGAG TGACTCTGACAGTTGCCGGCGTGAAGCTAGAGGTGCACGATGGCATCATCTTTGGGGTGATCCAGCTCCCCAGGCCCAAGATGGCCCCTGCAGGCAACACATATGAAAGCATCTTCCACAACTTCCGGGAGTATGAGATTGAGGTTCGCAAGGTACCAGGACGATATAAG TCCCATGACAAGATAAAACATGAAAACTTTAACCTCCCAGTCCCGAGAGGGGTGGGAGAGTTCTGTGTCAGGGTGAAACCATCTGTCAGCTCCCGAGTGAACAAGGAGGTCTGGTCCAAGGAGGAGTGCATCGTGCTCACCCCGCAGT ATTTCACCGTGACCAACCTCAGCATCTTCTTCACCTTTGTCCTGCTGCTCTGTGGAGCCCTGGCCTTCTTCCTGGCCCTCCAGCTGTATGTGCAGCGCCGGGGGAAGCTGCCCACCGTCCTG GTCTTCAAGAAGCCCAGTCCCTTCAGCCTCATCAGCCAGCTTTCCTGCCCAGAGACCCAAGACACCATTCACCCCCTCGATGAGCAGGCCTTCCCCAAGGTGTCCCCAGAGCTGAGGAACTCGGAGCTGCACGGCAGCACGGACAGTGGCTTCAGCAGTGCCAAGCCATCCCTGCAGACTGATGAGCCCCAGttccacctccctgccccccacccccaggctgggggTACTTTGGGAAAGGGGGCGCCCCGGTTGCCAGAGGACAGCTGCAGTAGCGGCGGCAGCAAAAGTACAGACAGCGGGATCTGCCTGCAGGAGCCCAGCCTGAGTCCTGGCACGGAGCCCAGCTGGGAGCCGCAGGCGGGGAGCGACAGCCGGGACCAGCTTGACAGTGGCATTGGCCTGGTCCAGAACCCTGAGGGGCAGCCTGAGGATGTTCAGGGTGGCTCAGCTTTGGGCCCTGTGAGTCCCCTGGGACCGGAGGTGGCTGCAGGAGAAGACCCAGCTGCAGGGGCCTTCCAGGGCTACCTGAAGCAGACCCGGTGCCCGGAGGAGAGGGCAGCCGAGGCAGGCGGCCTGGAAGAAGAGTCCTCCTCAACAGATGGCCTTGGCCCCAAATTCAAGACATGCGTGGATGCTGAGGTGGACTGGCCTCTACCAGCCCTGGCCAAGGGCTATTTGAAACAGGACCCCCCAGAAATGACTCTCACTCCCTCAGGGGCCCCAGCTGGACAGTGGAACCCACCAACTGAGGATTGGTCACTCCTGGGCTTGACCCGCTGTGGTGACCTTGGAGCATCTGACTGGAGCTTTGCCCACGACCTTGCCCCTCTGGACTGTGTGGCAGCCCCAGGCGGTCTCCTGGGCAGCTTTGACTCAGACCTGGTCGCCCTGCCACTCATCTCCAGCCTGCACTCAAGTGAGTGA
- the IL10RA gene encoding interleukin-10 receptor subunit alpha isoform X1, protein MLPRLIVQLPALLSLLLGFRAHELPRPSSAWFEAEFFYHVLHWTPIPNQSESTYYEVELLRYGVEPIYWNPIRSCSQTLVLSCDLTMQTLDLYHSNGYRARVRAVDGGQHSNWTSPNTRFSVDEVTLTVAGVKLEVHDGIIFGVIQLPRPKMAPAGNTYESIFHNFREYEIEVRKVPGRYKSHDKIKHENFNLPVPRGVGEFCVRVKPSVSSRVNKEVWSKEECIVLTPQYFTVTNLSIFFTFVLLLCGALAFFLALQLYVQRRGKLPTVLVFKKPSPFSLISQLSCPETQDTIHPLDEQAFPKVSPELRNSELHGSTDSGFSSAKPSLQTDEPQFHLPAPHPQAGGTLGKGAPRLPEDSCSSGGSKSTDSGICLQEPSLSPGTEPSWEPQAGSDSRDQLDSGIGLVQNPEGQPEDVQGGSALGPVSPLGPEVAAGEDPAAGAFQGYLKQTRCPEERAAEAGGLEEESSSTDGLGPKFKTCVDAEVDWPLPALAKGYLKQDPPEMTLTPSGAPAGQWNPPTEDWSLLGLTRCGDLGASDWSFAHDLAPLDCVAAPGGLLGSFDSDLVALPLISSLHSSE, encoded by the exons ATGCTGCCGCGCCTGATAGTGCAGCTTCCGGCCCTCCTCAGCCTGCTCCTCGGCTTTCGCGCGCACG AACTGCCCAGACCTTCATCTGCGTGGTTTGAAGCAGAATTTTTCTACCACGTCCTCCACTGGACTCCCATCCCGAATCAGTCTGAAAGTACCTACTATGAAGTGGAGCTCCTGCG GTATGGAGTAGAGCCCATCTACTGGAACCCCATCCGCAGCTGTAGCCAAACCTTGGTGCTGTCCTGTGATCTCACCATGCAGACCCTGGACCTGTATCATAGCAATGGTTACCGAGCCAGAGTCCGGGCAGTGGACGGAGGCCAGCACTCAAACTGGACCTCTCCCAACACTCGCTTCTCTGTGGATGAAG TGACTCTGACAGTTGCCGGCGTGAAGCTAGAGGTGCACGATGGCATCATCTTTGGGGTGATCCAGCTCCCCAGGCCCAAGATGGCCCCTGCAGGCAACACATATGAAAGCATCTTCCACAACTTCCGGGAGTATGAGATTGAGGTTCGCAAGGTACCAGGACGATATAAG TCCCATGACAAGATAAAACATGAAAACTTTAACCTCCCAGTCCCGAGAGGGGTGGGAGAGTTCTGTGTCAGGGTGAAACCATCTGTCAGCTCCCGAGTGAACAAGGAGGTCTGGTCCAAGGAGGAGTGCATCGTGCTCACCCCGCAGT ATTTCACCGTGACCAACCTCAGCATCTTCTTCACCTTTGTCCTGCTGCTCTGTGGAGCCCTGGCCTTCTTCCTGGCCCTCCAGCTGTATGTGCAGCGCCGGGGGAAGCTGCCCACCGTCCTG GTCTTCAAGAAGCCCAGTCCCTTCAGCCTCATCAGCCAGCTTTCCTGCCCAGAGACCCAAGACACCATTCACCCCCTCGATGAGCAGGCCTTCCCCAAGGTGTCCCCAGAGCTGAGGAACTCGGAGCTGCACGGCAGCACGGACAGTGGCTTCAGCAGTGCCAAGCCATCCCTGCAGACTGATGAGCCCCAGttccacctccctgccccccacccccaggctgggggTACTTTGGGAAAGGGGGCGCCCCGGTTGCCAGAGGACAGCTGCAGTAGCGGCGGCAGCAAAAGTACAGACAGCGGGATCTGCCTGCAGGAGCCCAGCCTGAGTCCTGGCACGGAGCCCAGCTGGGAGCCGCAGGCGGGGAGCGACAGCCGGGACCAGCTTGACAGTGGCATTGGCCTGGTCCAGAACCCTGAGGGGCAGCCTGAGGATGTTCAGGGTGGCTCAGCTTTGGGCCCTGTGAGTCCCCTGGGACCGGAGGTGGCTGCAGGAGAAGACCCAGCTGCAGGGGCCTTCCAGGGCTACCTGAAGCAGACCCGGTGCCCGGAGGAGAGGGCAGCCGAGGCAGGCGGCCTGGAAGAAGAGTCCTCCTCAACAGATGGCCTTGGCCCCAAATTCAAGACATGCGTGGATGCTGAGGTGGACTGGCCTCTACCAGCCCTGGCCAAGGGCTATTTGAAACAGGACCCCCCAGAAATGACTCTCACTCCCTCAGGGGCCCCAGCTGGACAGTGGAACCCACCAACTGAGGATTGGTCACTCCTGGGCTTGACCCGCTGTGGTGACCTTGGAGCATCTGACTGGAGCTTTGCCCACGACCTTGCCCCTCTGGACTGTGTGGCAGCCCCAGGCGGTCTCCTGGGCAGCTTTGACTCAGACCTGGTCGCCCTGCCACTCATCTCCAGCCTGCACTCAAGTGAGTGA